The following are encoded in a window of Prochlorococcus marinus CUG1417 genomic DNA:
- the htpG gene encoding molecular chaperone HtpG: MEKGEIRINTENIFPIIKKAVYSDHEIFLRELVSNGVDAISKRRMASMAGDCENTEEAQVKITINREKNTLTISDNGIGMNDEEIKKYINQVAFSSAEEFLTKYKKDNDEFIGHFGLGFYSSFMVADRVDILTKSAIGESNAFKWSCDGSPNFTLEKSERETIGTDVILHLLEEEKEFIEPERIKSLIKKYCDFMPIDVLLEGETINKKNPPWRKQPNELKDEDYIELYKYLYPFQGDPLLWIHLNTDYPYDIQGILYFPKLSGRADWEKGEIKLFCNQVFVSDSIKEIVPKYLLPLRGVIDSTDIPLNVSRSALQTDRKVRSISSFISKKIANKLKDLIKNSPEFYAEIWDSISAFIKIGAIEDEKFADLVNNSIIFETIINAEKDVTQDIENKSLIKSNDKYFTTLANYKERNKLTDSKKIIYCSDLIAQSSALNICLSDNKEVIKSDPLIDAQFLPWLESKNEDYQFQRVDSEINELEDNESKEIVDKDGKSNTDNLRDTIVNALNNEKVTVKVQSLSSKDAPPAMILLPEQMRRINDMGAYMEQKMPGLPEYHVLLINKEHPLIVGLNKITGNKIIIDEKDPIENPLASKIANHVYDMAKLSVGGLDQEQIINLQNNNAELISELLNSTN; encoded by the coding sequence ATGGAAAAAGGCGAAATTCGTATTAATACCGAAAATATTTTCCCAATTATCAAGAAGGCAGTATATTCTGACCATGAAATCTTTTTAAGAGAACTTGTTAGTAATGGTGTTGACGCAATTAGTAAAAGAAGAATGGCCTCTATGGCAGGTGATTGCGAGAATACTGAGGAGGCTCAAGTAAAAATAACAATTAACCGTGAAAAAAATACACTAACAATTTCCGATAATGGAATTGGAATGAATGATGAAGAAATTAAGAAGTACATAAATCAAGTTGCATTTTCTAGTGCTGAAGAATTCCTAACAAAATATAAAAAAGATAATGATGAATTCATAGGTCATTTTGGACTAGGGTTTTATTCAAGTTTCATGGTGGCAGATAGAGTTGATATATTAACTAAGTCAGCAATTGGGGAATCAAATGCTTTCAAATGGTCATGTGATGGATCGCCAAATTTCACGTTAGAGAAATCAGAAAGAGAGACAATTGGTACAGATGTTATTCTTCACCTACTTGAAGAAGAAAAAGAGTTCATCGAGCCTGAAAGGATTAAATCACTAATAAAAAAATATTGTGATTTTATGCCAATAGATGTCTTATTAGAAGGAGAGACAATTAATAAGAAAAATCCTCCTTGGAGAAAACAACCTAATGAATTAAAAGATGAAGATTATATTGAGTTATATAAATACCTTTATCCTTTCCAGGGAGATCCACTGTTATGGATTCATCTAAATACAGATTATCCATATGACATACAAGGGATATTATATTTTCCAAAGTTGTCAGGTAGAGCTGATTGGGAAAAGGGAGAAATAAAACTATTTTGCAATCAAGTATTCGTAAGCGATTCAATTAAAGAGATAGTACCAAAATACCTTTTACCTTTAAGAGGAGTTATTGACTCTACAGATATACCCCTAAATGTTAGTAGAAGTGCATTACAAACAGATAGAAAAGTGAGGTCCATATCATCATTTATCTCAAAAAAAATTGCCAATAAACTGAAGGATTTGATAAAAAATTCTCCAGAATTTTATGCTGAAATTTGGGATTCAATCTCTGCTTTTATTAAAATTGGTGCTATAGAAGATGAAAAATTTGCTGATTTAGTCAATAACAGTATAATTTTCGAGACAATAATAAATGCTGAGAAAGACGTAACTCAAGATATTGAAAATAAATCCCTCATCAAGTCAAATGATAAATATTTCACAACTCTCGCAAATTATAAAGAGCGAAATAAATTAACTGATTCTAAAAAAATAATTTACTGTTCAGATTTGATTGCACAATCTAGTGCATTAAATATCTGTTTATCTGATAATAAAGAAGTTATTAAATCAGATCCCTTAATTGACGCACAATTTCTTCCATGGTTGGAAAGTAAAAATGAAGATTATCAATTCCAAAGAGTAGACTCAGAAATAAATGAACTAGAAGATAATGAATCTAAGGAAATTGTAGATAAGGATGGCAAATCAAATACTGATAATCTTAGAGATACAATAGTTAACGCCCTCAACAATGAGAAAGTAACAGTTAAAGTGCAGTCACTTTCAAGTAAAGATGCTCCACCAGCGATGATCCTGCTTCCAGAGCAAATGAGAAGAATTAATGATATGGGCGCTTACATGGAACAAAAGATGCCTGGCTTACCTGAATATCATGTGCTCTTAATTAACAAAGAACATCCACTTATTGTTGGTCTTAATAAAATTACAGGCAACAAAATAATTATTGATGAAAAAGATCCTATTGAGAATCCATTGGCATCTAAAATTGCTAATCATGTTTACGATATGGCTAAGCTTTCCGTTGGTGGATTAGATCAAGAACAGATAATTAATTTACAAAATAATAATGCCGAACTAATTTCAGAATTACTTAATTCAACAAATTGA
- a CDS encoding inositol monophosphatase family protein → MFELSEIEELANQENLSILYEIAKNSAQIGNEILKVNYNKIQKISSKGRKGDLVTNVDLEVENKIKEYLLEETPNISINAEESGKLTKSSDLTWCIDPLDGTTNYSHGYPFFGTSIGLVYKNKPIIGAISVPYLNELYSACIGLGSFCNDSEIKVSNPSNLSDSLLVTGFSYDRFETENNNYAEFCYLTHKTRGVRRGGAAAVDLAFVAAGKVDGYWERGLEVWDLAAGAIIVKEAGGIISDYPSGEFNLSSGRILACSPSLENELKNELDKVSPFKKNLYT, encoded by the coding sequence ATGTTTGAATTAAGTGAAATAGAGGAACTCGCAAACCAAGAAAACTTATCCATTTTGTATGAAATAGCCAAGAATTCCGCTCAAATTGGTAATGAAATTTTAAAAGTTAATTACAATAAAATTCAGAAAATATCATCAAAGGGCAGGAAGGGTGATCTAGTTACCAATGTAGATTTGGAAGTTGAAAATAAAATAAAAGAATATTTATTAGAAGAGACACCAAACATATCTATAAATGCAGAGGAATCGGGTAAATTAACCAAATCATCGGATTTAACGTGGTGTATAGACCCATTAGACGGTACAACAAACTATTCCCATGGATATCCTTTTTTTGGGACTTCTATTGGTCTTGTATATAAAAACAAGCCAATTATTGGGGCTATATCAGTACCATATTTAAATGAACTATATTCAGCCTGTATAGGTTTAGGCTCATTCTGCAATGATAGTGAAATTAAAGTATCGAATCCATCTAATCTATCTGATAGTCTACTTGTAACTGGTTTCTCTTATGACAGATTTGAGACAGAGAATAATAATTATGCTGAATTTTGTTATTTAACACATAAAACTAGAGGTGTTAGAAGAGGCGGTGCAGCAGCAGTTGATCTAGCATTTGTTGCTGCAGGTAAAGTAGATGGATATTGGGAAAGAGGATTGGAGGTATGGGACCTAGCGGCCGGTGCTATTATTGTAAAAGAGGCTGGTGGTATTATTTCTGATTATCCATCAGGCGAATTTAATTTAAGTTCAGGAAGAATTTTAGCTTGTTCTCCCAGCCTTGAGAATGAATTAAAAAATGAACTAGATAAAGTCTCTCCATTTAAAAAAAATCTCTATACCTAA
- a CDS encoding DUF3593 domain-containing protein — MTDLFFKLIEKLGSIDNTLLFAISIIPYAIFLFYLYKIKSVNIFVKTGFSLTVLFVFITILVSIFTLNYYDKTLVEVDFLHGFAESFLTLSDFVILFGFLNLLNSLEVNNS, encoded by the coding sequence ATGACTGATTTATTTTTTAAATTAATAGAAAAATTAGGTTCTATTGACAACACATTATTGTTCGCAATATCAATAATTCCGTATGCAATATTTTTGTTTTACTTATATAAAATCAAATCTGTTAATATTTTTGTAAAAACAGGATTTTCCTTAACTGTTTTATTCGTATTCATAACTATATTGGTATCTATATTCACACTAAATTACTATGATAAAACGCTTGTTGAGGTTGACTTCCTGCATGGCTTTGCAGAATCCTTCCTAACTCTAAGTGATTTTGTTATTTTGTTTGGATTTCTAAACTTGTTAAATAGCTTAGAAGTAAACAACTCTTAA
- the ilvA gene encoding threonine ammonia-lyase, biosynthetic, which yields MNDYFEKILQAEVYEVAKKTPLEKAHNLSNTLNNEIFLKREDLQDVFSFKVRGAYNKMSKLTNSQLSQGVITSSAGNHAQGVALSALKLNCQATILMPITTPLVKVNAVKKLKAKVILFGDNYDETYKEAIRISKERNLCFIHPFDDPDVIAGQGTIAIELEQQLNEKPYAIYIAVGGGGLISGISLYIKKIWPGVKIIGVEPEDADAMTKSLEESKIVELSSVGQFADGVAVKKIGKNTFDIGRKYIDKMITVNTDEICAAIKDVFEDTRSILEPAGALSIAGMKKDILNSNHLNRKMVAIACGANMNFERLRFVAERAELGECKEVMMAVEIPERAGSLIDFCKLLDNRNLTEFSYRMSNSKNAQIFVGVQVYGLNDKKNLLNVFRNSEYSFIDISDDELSKNHLRHMVGGRLPKNFKEMDNRNFVELLYRFEFPERPGALINFLNNMKSNWSISVFHYRNYGADVGKIVIGVLIDKNEILEWNKFVRILGYKFWDETQNDTYRLFLGASD from the coding sequence ATGAATGATTATTTTGAAAAAATACTTCAAGCTGAAGTCTATGAAGTAGCAAAAAAAACGCCCCTAGAAAAAGCTCATAATTTAAGTAATACACTTAATAATGAAATTTTTCTAAAAAGAGAAGATCTTCAAGATGTATTTTCATTCAAGGTTAGAGGGGCATATAACAAAATGAGTAAGCTCACCAATTCTCAGCTTTCTCAGGGAGTAATTACTTCAAGTGCTGGTAATCATGCTCAAGGTGTTGCTCTTAGTGCTCTTAAGTTAAATTGCCAAGCGACGATATTAATGCCCATTACAACTCCTCTTGTAAAAGTTAATGCCGTGAAAAAGTTAAAAGCAAAAGTTATATTATTTGGTGATAATTATGATGAAACATACAAAGAAGCAATAAGGATTAGCAAAGAAAGAAATTTATGTTTTATTCATCCTTTTGATGATCCAGATGTAATAGCAGGACAAGGAACCATAGCTATTGAACTTGAACAGCAATTAAATGAAAAACCCTATGCAATTTATATTGCTGTTGGTGGTGGAGGATTGATATCAGGAATATCCCTATATATTAAAAAAATATGGCCTGGAGTAAAAATAATTGGTGTAGAGCCGGAAGATGCAGACGCTATGACAAAATCATTGGAAGAATCAAAAATTGTGGAATTATCTTCTGTTGGTCAATTTGCAGATGGAGTTGCTGTAAAAAAAATTGGGAAAAATACTTTTGACATTGGCAGAAAATATATAGATAAGATGATCACCGTTAATACTGATGAGATATGTGCAGCTATAAAAGATGTTTTTGAGGATACTAGATCAATACTAGAGCCAGCAGGAGCATTATCAATTGCAGGGATGAAAAAAGATATTTTAAATTCGAATCATTTAAATAGAAAAATGGTTGCGATTGCATGTGGTGCAAATATGAATTTTGAGCGGCTTAGATTTGTCGCAGAACGAGCAGAACTTGGTGAGTGTAAAGAAGTAATGATGGCTGTTGAAATACCAGAACGTGCTGGAAGTTTAATTGATTTTTGTAAGCTACTTGACAATAGAAATTTGACCGAATTTAGCTACAGGATGTCGAATTCTAAGAATGCCCAGATCTTTGTAGGAGTTCAAGTATATGGATTAAATGATAAAAAAAATCTTTTAAATGTATTTAGAAATTCAGAGTACTCATTTATTGATATAAGTGATGATGAATTATCTAAAAATCATCTAAGACATATGGTAGGTGGAAGATTACCAAAGAATTTTAAAGAAATGGATAATAGAAACTTTGTTGAGCTTTTATACAGATTTGAGTTTCCTGAAAGGCCTGGCGCATTAATAAACTTTTTAAATAATATGAAATCTAATTGGTCTATAAGCGTATTTCACTATAGGAATTATGGAGCTGATGTTGGGAAAATTGTTATTGGAGTTTTAATCGATAAAAATGAGATTTTAGAGTGGAATAAATTTGTAAGAATTCTAGGCTATAAATTTTGGGATGAAACTCAAAACGATACATATAGATTATTCCTTGGTGCATCAGATTAA
- the psaK gene encoding photosystem I reaction center subunit PsaK — translation MFTTLFAAADPATFSWSPKCAVVMIACNVFAYAIARATIRKPNEGFEIPNSKFYGGLSHASVVGANCLGHIFGIGAILGLASRGVL, via the coding sequence ATGTTTACTACATTATTTGCAGCTGCAGATCCAGCAACTTTTTCTTGGTCTCCAAAGTGTGCCGTCGTAATGATTGCATGTAATGTTTTTGCTTATGCAATTGCTAGAGCAACAATAAGAAAACCTAATGAAGGTTTTGAAATACCTAATTCAAAATTCTATGGTGGTTTAAGTCACGCATCTGTTGTAGGTGCTAATTGCCTAGGTCATATTTTCGGAATTGGAGCAATCTTAGGATTAGCCTCACGTGGTGTTTTATAA
- a CDS encoding ATP phosphoribosyltransferase regulatory subunit — MTDIKEIKLVDVKNNSNIINNLNSIYKLWGYEEVSPSFINTLETIKGRGVIDENQVVGIVSNNSLCLRPEMTTSIVKLSSTRLINKKRPIRLFTNGMVFDKKQNNKNSFKLQEKLQSGIELIGYDTKYPEIEVINILFDSIDNINLKDGCDLFLLVSTTKIMDLILNKYKNNNFEEIKKSLVNFDQDNLSKLEIDENDKYILKDLLFTRGEPIAILKKLKTIFGTSKTLDDLNFLFETLSKISKKYGVKLQLDPTFQPHLNLYEGIVFQLIGDNGKNKCIIAKGGRYDELVRSFSPNEKIFNGIGFTISVDILRNLIKEEKTDNKKILLMFKESYLLEKGMNEQKVQQKKGNIAVLHLNPCDDLAKANQIMRENNCSDILWVK, encoded by the coding sequence ATGACAGATATAAAGGAAATTAAATTAGTCGATGTAAAAAATAACTCAAACATCATAAATAATTTAAATAGTATTTATAAACTATGGGGATATGAAGAGGTTTCACCCTCATTTATTAATACTTTAGAGACCATAAAAGGCCGTGGCGTTATTGACGAAAATCAGGTTGTTGGAATAGTAAGTAATAATTCATTATGTCTTAGGCCAGAAATGACAACATCAATTGTCAAATTATCATCTACTAGATTAATAAATAAGAAAAGACCTATAAGATTATTCACCAATGGAATGGTTTTTGATAAAAAACAAAATAATAAAAATTCATTTAAGTTACAAGAAAAATTGCAGAGTGGAATTGAATTAATTGGATATGATACAAAATACCCAGAAATTGAAGTTATTAATATTTTGTTTGATTCAATCGATAATATTAATTTGAAGGATGGTTGTGATTTATTTCTACTAGTAAGCACCACAAAAATAATGGACTTAATACTGAACAAATATAAGAATAATAATTTTGAAGAAATTAAGAAAAGTCTTGTTAATTTTGATCAAGACAATTTATCTAAATTAGAAATAGATGAAAATGATAAATATATTCTTAAAGATCTTTTATTCACACGAGGAGAGCCCATAGCAATATTGAAAAAATTAAAAACTATATTTGGTACCAGTAAAACATTAGATGACTTAAATTTTTTATTTGAAACATTATCAAAAATATCAAAAAAATATGGAGTTAAATTACAACTTGATCCCACATTCCAACCTCACTTGAATTTATATGAAGGAATAGTTTTTCAACTAATAGGGGATAATGGTAAAAATAAATGCATCATCGCAAAAGGCGGAAGATATGATGAGTTAGTAAGATCATTTAGTCCTAATGAGAAAATATTTAATGGAATTGGATTTACAATTTCGGTAGACATTTTAAGAAATTTAATTAAGGAAGAAAAGACAGATAACAAAAAGATTTTATTGATGTTTAAAGAATCTTATTTGTTAGAAAAAGGGATGAATGAACAAAAAGTACAACAGAAAAAAGGAAATATTGCCGTCCTACATTTAAATCCATGTGATGACTTGGCAAAAGCCAATCAAATTATGAGAGAAAATAATTGTAGTGATATTTTGTGGGTTAAATAA
- the dxs gene encoding 1-deoxy-D-xylulose-5-phosphate synthase: MLLSELSHPNQLHGLTVSQLEEIACQIRERHLQVVSTSGGHLGPGLGVVELTLALYQTLDLDFDKVVWDVGHQGYPHKLITGRFSQFDSLRQQNGVAGYLKRSESKFDHFGAGHASTSISAALGMAIARDRKGENYKCVAVIGDGALTGGMALEAINHAGHLPNTPLVVVLNDNDMSISPPVGALSSYLNKVRVSPPLQFLSDSVQESVKNIPLIGKDIPEELKNIKGSVRRLAVPKVGAVFEELGFTYMGPIDGHDIGNLVNTFNAAHKLKKPVLVHVVTTKGKGYPYAEADQVGYHAQSAFDLTTGKSIPSKKPKPVSYSKIFGQTLLKICEQDSKVVGITAAMATGTGLDILQKNIPDQYIDVGIAEQHAVTLAAGMSCDGLKPVVAIYSTFLQRAFDQLIHDVGIQKLPVSFVLDRAGIVGADGPTHQGQYDISYMRSIPNFVLMAPKDESELQRMLITSINHNGPTALRIPRGSGLGVAVMDEGWEPLNIGEAEILEEGEDILIIAYGSMVASAIETSKILKNMNINACLINARFVKPLDQNLIMPLASRIQKVVTMEEGTLIGGFGSAIVELLNDNDINIPVFRIGIPDVLVDHASPDQSKEKLGLMPDQMADKIIKKFKLGN; this comes from the coding sequence ATGCTTTTAAGTGAGTTAAGTCATCCAAATCAACTTCATGGCTTAACAGTTTCACAATTAGAGGAAATTGCTTGTCAAATTAGAGAAAGGCACCTTCAAGTAGTATCTACTAGCGGTGGACATCTTGGCCCTGGTTTAGGTGTGGTTGAGCTTACATTGGCTTTATATCAAACTCTTGATCTAGATTTTGACAAAGTTGTTTGGGATGTAGGACATCAAGGTTATCCTCATAAATTAATAACGGGACGTTTCAGTCAATTTGATTCCCTTAGACAACAAAATGGAGTAGCTGGATATCTAAAAAGAAGTGAAAGTAAATTTGATCATTTTGGTGCTGGACATGCAAGCACTTCTATTTCCGCTGCTTTAGGAATGGCAATAGCAAGAGACAGAAAAGGTGAGAATTATAAATGTGTTGCTGTTATTGGAGATGGAGCATTAACTGGAGGAATGGCATTAGAAGCTATAAATCATGCAGGACACTTACCAAATACTCCTTTAGTTGTTGTATTAAATGATAATGATATGTCTATTTCACCTCCAGTTGGAGCCCTTTCCTCCTACTTAAATAAGGTAAGAGTTAGTCCGCCATTGCAATTTTTATCCGATAGTGTTCAAGAAAGTGTAAAAAATATTCCCTTAATTGGTAAGGATATACCAGAAGAATTGAAAAATATTAAAGGAAGCGTTAGAAGATTGGCTGTGCCTAAGGTTGGTGCTGTTTTTGAAGAACTTGGATTTACATATATGGGTCCAATTGACGGTCATGACATTGGAAATTTAGTTAATACTTTTAACGCTGCTCATAAACTTAAAAAACCTGTTCTTGTTCATGTTGTTACAACAAAAGGGAAGGGTTATCCTTACGCAGAAGCTGACCAAGTAGGATATCATGCACAGTCTGCTTTTGATCTGACAACTGGGAAATCTATTCCATCAAAGAAACCTAAGCCTGTTAGTTATAGTAAAATATTTGGTCAAACCTTATTGAAAATATGTGAACAAGATAGCAAAGTCGTTGGCATTACAGCTGCAATGGCTACAGGTACTGGTTTAGATATATTGCAAAAAAATATTCCAGACCAATATATCGACGTTGGAATAGCAGAACAACATGCAGTTACTCTTGCTGCTGGAATGTCGTGCGATGGTCTTAAACCTGTTGTAGCAATTTATAGTACTTTTCTTCAACGTGCTTTCGATCAATTAATTCATGATGTAGGCATACAAAAATTACCTGTATCATTCGTACTTGATAGAGCTGGAATAGTTGGAGCTGACGGTCCTACACATCAAGGGCAATACGATATCAGTTATATGAGATCCATACCTAATTTTGTATTGATGGCACCAAAAGATGAGTCTGAATTACAGAGAATGTTAATAACTTCAATAAACCATAACGGTCCTACAGCACTAAGAATACCTAGAGGCTCTGGATTAGGCGTCGCTGTAATGGATGAGGGTTGGGAACCTTTAAATATAGGCGAAGCTGAAATACTTGAGGAAGGAGAGGATATTTTAATTATTGCTTATGGTTCAATGGTCGCATCAGCTATCGAAACATCAAAGATACTAAAAAATATGAACATTAATGCATGTCTTATTAATGCAAGATTTGTGAAACCTCTCGATCAAAATCTTATTATGCCTTTAGCAAGTAGGATTCAAAAAGTTGTAACTATGGAAGAAGGAACCCTAATAGGTGGATTTGGTTCCGCAATAGTTGAATTATTAAACGATAATGATATAAATATTCCTGTATTCAGAATAGGTATACCTGATGTTTTAGTTGATCATGCTTCACCTGATCAGAGTAAAGAAAAATTAGGACTTATGCCTGATCAGATGGCAGATAAAATTATTAAAAAATTTAAGTTAGGCAATTAA
- the scpB gene encoding SMC-Scp complex subunit ScpB, translating to MPISDIDLVTRVEAVLYLKGRPITKKDLSEITNSDINSINNAIKDLKNKYSNPKSAIELNEVNNSFCLELKSSLNEFVDDLLPSDLKTAELRTLATIAIKKKILQSDLILLRGSGAYDHIKELLEKNFIVKRKQKDGRSYWLSLSEKFFQTFALSNEYLSKIGNRTNKQQ from the coding sequence ATGCCAATATCTGATATAGATCTAGTTACTAGAGTTGAAGCTGTTCTATATTTAAAAGGCAGACCAATAACAAAAAAGGATCTTTCAGAAATTACCAATTCTGATATAAACTCAATAAATAATGCAATTAAAGATCTTAAGAATAAATACTCCAATCCAAAGTCAGCGATTGAATTAAATGAAGTTAATAATAGTTTTTGTCTAGAACTAAAATCCAGTCTTAATGAATTCGTAGATGATCTACTTCCTTCTGATTTAAAAACAGCCGAATTAAGAACATTGGCAACTATTGCAATCAAGAAAAAAATCTTGCAATCTGATCTTATACTTCTTAGGGGTTCAGGAGCTTATGATCATATTAAAGAATTATTAGAAAAAAATTTTATTGTTAAACGGAAGCAAAAAGATGGAAGATCATATTGGCTATCATTATCAGAAAAGTTTTTTCAAACTTTTGCTTTGAGTAATGAATATCTCTCAAAAATAGGAAACCGTACTAATAAGCAGCAATAA
- a CDS encoding DUF2499 domain-containing protein — protein sequence MHELSFGTWLIHISSVIEWIFTIFVIYKISTYKKYNLFFWLSLAMVPNLIGAMCAITWHIYDNQDVLYGLVTLQGIFTFIGNSTLALVAFTIFKKEETYD from the coding sequence TTGCACGAACTTTCATTTGGAACTTGGTTAATTCACATCTCTTCTGTCATTGAATGGATATTTACCATCTTTGTTATATACAAAATTTCTACATATAAAAAATATAATTTATTTTTTTGGTTAAGCTTAGCTATGGTTCCAAACTTAATAGGAGCTATGTGCGCTATTACTTGGCATATCTACGATAATCAAGATGTATTGTATGGATTAGTAACTCTTCAAGGGATATTTACATTTATTGGCAATTCAACATTAGCTCTCGTAGCATTCACTATTTTTAAAAAGGAAGAGACTTATGACTGA
- a CDS encoding YggT family protein, whose amino-acid sequence MLSEIFAVLGQTLSIYSFILIIRILLTWFPGIDWSNGILSALTSITDPYLNIFRGIIPPIGGFDISSLLAFLLLNVIQNLITNLQYASLGYS is encoded by the coding sequence ATGTTATCTGAGATTTTTGCAGTGCTGGGCCAAACATTATCAATATATTCATTCATATTAATAATAAGAATATTACTTACATGGTTTCCTGGTATTGATTGGAGTAACGGTATTTTATCTGCATTAACTTCTATCACAGATCCTTATCTAAATATTTTTAGAGGTATCATCCCTCCTATTGGTGGATTTGATATTTCATCTTTATTAGCTTTTTTACTTTTAAATGTTATTCAAAACCTAATTACAAATCTCCAGTATGCAAGCTTAGGATATAGCTAA
- the rpmB gene encoding 50S ribosomal protein L28, protein MSRVCELTGAKANNGMAVSHSHIRTKKLQQVNLQKRRLWWEEGKKWVNIKISTKALKSIQKVGLDKFAKSNGVDLKKF, encoded by the coding sequence ATGTCAAGAGTTTGCGAACTGACCGGTGCAAAAGCTAATAACGGGATGGCAGTGAGTCACTCACATATTCGTACAAAGAAATTGCAACAAGTTAATCTTCAAAAAAGGAGACTTTGGTGGGAAGAAGGCAAGAAATGGGTGAATATTAAAATTAGCACCAAAGCATTAAAGTCTATACAAAAAGTAGGTTTAGATAAATTTGCTAAATCAAATGGAGTTGATTTAAAAAAATTCTAA
- a CDS encoding peroxiredoxin, giving the protein MINLVLSILISFIFLFNCNSAIAFDFAPEIGDIAPSFQLEGFNKNIKSKNIWELNDFQGKWLVMYFYPKDFTAGCTLEAKGFSELKKDFSKYNAEIVGISADNQDSHESFCSEKSINYTLLSDPDGIISDKYGSWIPPFSDRNTFLISPEGEISYRWISVLPINHAKEVLNVLKKKI; this is encoded by the coding sequence ATGATAAATTTAGTTTTAAGTATATTAATATCTTTTATTTTTTTATTTAATTGTAATTCAGCAATTGCTTTTGACTTTGCTCCTGAAATTGGAGATATTGCTCCAAGCTTTCAATTAGAAGGTTTTAATAAAAATATAAAATCAAAAAATATTTGGGAATTAAATGATTTTCAAGGTAAGTGGCTTGTTATGTATTTTTATCCAAAGGACTTTACCGCAGGTTGCACTCTTGAAGCTAAAGGTTTTTCGGAACTAAAAAAAGATTTTTCAAAATATAATGCCGAAATTGTTGGTATTAGTGCTGATAATCAAGATTCTCATGAAAGTTTCTGCAGTGAGAAATCTATAAATTACACTTTATTATCCGATCCTGATGGAATTATTAGCGATAAATATGGTTCTTGGATTCCTCCATTTTCAGATAGAAATACTTTTTTGATTTCTCCAGAAGGGGAAATTTCTTATAGATGGATAAGTGTTTTACCTATAAATCATGCCAAAGAAGTACTTAATGTACTTAAGAAAAAAATATAA
- a CDS encoding nucleoside triphosphate pyrophosphohydrolase family protein, whose product MDFKTYQKKARETAQYPNLGSNNIYPTLGLVGEAGEVAEKVKKVIRDKNGIFDNESKLGLKKELGDVLWYISNLCTELNFNLEDVALQNLEKLKLRAAQGKISGSGDDR is encoded by the coding sequence ATGGATTTTAAAACTTATCAGAAAAAAGCTAGGGAAACAGCACAATATCCAAATTTAGGCTCGAATAATATTTATCCAACTCTTGGCTTGGTTGGAGAGGCTGGTGAGGTAGCGGAAAAAGTAAAAAAAGTTATAAGAGATAAAAATGGAATATTTGATAACGAATCAAAATTAGGTTTAAAAAAAGAATTAGGTGATGTTTTGTGGTACATATCAAATCTTTGCACAGAATTAAATTTCAACTTAGAGGATGTTGCATTACAAAACCTTGAAAAATTAAAATTAAGGGCTGCTCAAGGAAAAATAAGCGGCTCTGGTGACGATAGATAA